From Blastochloris viridis, one genomic window encodes:
- a CDS encoding LysE family translocator → MLAVPAPDVLAAFTLACGVLIVTPGPDMALFLSRTVAQGRLAGLATLAGALSGILVHSALAALGLSALLAASPAAFDVLKFAGAAYLVWLAFQALRHRGGLTLEPAPARLSTARLYASGLGVNLLNPKVILFFVTFLPQFVAADDPAAAGRLGFLGLYFIALAAPSCTLMVLAADRIAGWLRASPAVMRTIDYLFAGVMGAFALKLITARTVGS, encoded by the coding sequence ATGCTCGCCGTACCCGCGCCCGACGTCCTTGCCGCCTTCACGCTGGCCTGCGGCGTGCTGATCGTCACGCCGGGGCCGGACATGGCGCTGTTCCTGTCGCGCACGGTGGCGCAGGGCCGGCTCGCCGGCCTTGCCACCTTGGCTGGGGCGCTGAGCGGCATCCTGGTCCATTCGGCGCTGGCGGCGCTCGGGCTTTCGGCGCTGTTGGCAGCCTCGCCGGCGGCGTTTGACGTGCTGAAGTTCGCCGGCGCCGCCTATCTGGTGTGGCTGGCCTTCCAGGCGCTGCGCCATCGCGGCGGCCTCACGCTCGAGCCGGCGCCGGCGCGGCTGAGCACCGCCCGGCTCTATGCCAGCGGGCTCGGCGTCAACCTGCTCAACCCCAAGGTCATCTTGTTCTTCGTGACGTTCCTGCCGCAATTCGTGGCGGCGGACGATCCCGCCGCCGCCGGCCGGCTCGGCTTCCTCGGGCTCTATTTCATCGCGCTGGCGGCGCCGTCCTGCACGCTGATGGTGCTGGCGGCCGACCGCATCGCCGGCTGGCTGCGGGCCTCGCCGGCGGTGATGCGGACCATCGACTATCTGTTCGCCGGGGTGATGGGCGCGTTCGCGCTGAAGCTGATCACCGCCCGGACGGTCGGGAGCTGA